GGTTAAACTGTATACAGACAACAGTTCACACCATAACTCAAATAAGCCACAGACTTTTGGGgaaatgtctttgtttcttgtgttttgGGGAACCACATTACATCAGCAATCTTGATCCATAAATGCTTGCGTTACTACCACTACAAGAGTGATAAACTGCAGTAGTGGAGATGGGAGAGAAAAGTATGAACGGCTTGACGAGAAGGAAACTATTACTGTCAAAATAATTACTTAAGATACATAatgcattattattttgaagtttCTGTAGTTTTGTGACTAGAAGTCATGTAGTCGAAAGTCTAGAACtttaacaattaataaaaatgcacaccagggaaaaagttatttttttaaaataaagcaaatggcTTTTTATCTCTTCTAACATCCAGAAGAAATAGTCAACCAGTTGGGATAAAAGCACAACATGCCATCTAACACAAGAAGTAGTATACCTTACTTTTAGCACTCAAGTAAGGCTTAGAAAAAGATATATCCTCCAATATCTCGCCCCATAACACTGCTAACCAACATCTCATCTTCATAATCAAGGACTTTTCTATGCTAGTATACCAACACCCAAGCAAACATTAGAAACACTACTAGCTTTCCAGGTCAATACAATTCAAACTGAACGTAACATTATCACTTACTTCGTTTCTAAAGTGAAGCAAGTTAGATAGTAAAAATGACGTGATGTGTCAGCCAGTGGCACGAGTTTACTCCGCATTAAATCCTCACTTTTAACTCAGACTGAAGAGTTAGCTGAAGACATATCCTAAGCCATCACATCAATACCTCCCTCTTTAGGGACGTCCACAGAGCACACTAAGCCTATATACTAATTCAGTTGTTGAGAATTTTGGACACTAAGTTCAAATTTTGACCTACTGCACAATGAGTTTCTCCATCTACATGTCCACAGGATCGTATTCCTACAATTTCTTATTCACAAGCAGCTCTATTGATTTCAACATGCTTGCTCCATTGTTTGCCAAACCCTGTTGCCAGAAGTCTGTCCCAAAGCCAAAGTCAACAGGCCCAGAAATGATTACTGTGCCTCAGTGATAACAATCACTatttcaaggaaagaaaatgttctcttagaaaattatttatagtGTGTCTATTGTAGCCCAATAAAGCTCATGAGATCCTGCTTAAGTTAGAGCAGTATCACCCTTGAAAAGGAACACTGCTGAGAATTATGCCATATTGAAGACCACCACCCCAAGAGCTTTCTGATTCAGAGTGTTCTAAGGACTGATACATTAGTTATGGTTGATTTCACACTGGGAATTCAATTCTACAAGCAGGAGTTTCGTTGGAAATGGTTGTAAACAGTAGCCAAAGTACTGAGCAAATACAAAcccttaagaaaacaaaaggatcTGTGCTAAACAGTCAACTTGAGTTCTAGTCTAGTGTTAACAGGACACCTGCAGAAGTCCCAGAAAGTGTTGAGATTAAGTTCGTTCCAATCAGAGGCAGACATtctgtactaaaaaaaaaaaaaagcctcttatTTCAACAGCCAGTTTTACCAGCAACTACACAAGTGTAATTTTTACTTTAGCTGTCTATCACTAAAACCTGAACTGCAACCTTGTCTCCAAGTTAATCGATTCAGTTTCtattaatgttaaaaaatagtAACTATTAAAATTTTAGTATGTTTTTACTTTCGCTACTGCATACCAGAGACCTGCTAGTGCAAAAGCTAGGACAGATATTACTAGCTGTAGGACGTGAAAACTGGTAGTCACATATTGTACACTTGAAAGCATTGTCTTATATCCAAGTGGTTGCTCTGAAGTAACAGGGCTtaagtaacaaagaaaaatacatgatttCTGGTTGTTTAAGAGTCCTGTAGCATAATCATTCAGTGAGGCAACTGGAACAGAATAGAGATCAGTAAGCCCACCAAACTCCGGCTCTTCAAGAAGTGCAAGCTGCAATTcattctctgtgctgctgctcacttCTAATTCCAGAAACTGCAGTTCTTGATTACACTGCACCTTTCCCAGCCATGCATGTGCAAAACATACAAAGTTATCTCCTGGGCAGCTTAAGCTAAAGTCTGCAGCAAAACTACGAGCTTTCTCCAGCCAGCCCATTACTGAAATATTAACGCAGTGAGAAATCCCATCAAGCCTGGCTTccccagaagaaaaacacagacaaaatgaATCTTTCCAAGGAACTGCTGGACTCGAGTTTCTCCCTGCTGATTCACTCAAACTCAGAGGCATTTCTTTGCCAACATAAGGCGGAGGTATATTAATAAAGAGAGAACAATTCctgatgttaaaataaaataattctttttgtaAACTGCTACTACGATTCTGAGAGTTGTTCAACACGGAATGTACACGTGTCAGGTGAGCTGCAGCCTTGTGATGACCTGGGCCACTGTCACATACTCTTCCTGGGTTTAAATCTTCTTCCTTCATATTCCTATAGAAGACAAACATAGCTTTGCTGTTTCACAGCAGAATGAGCTTGAAGAGGAACGTGACTGACTGTAGTTGCAGCATAGAGTGCAAGCAGCATAACAAGTGACAAGTCAGTGGATCTCAATATGGACCTAGGGAGAAGGAATACAGAAAGTTATTACACTAATTTCCCAcccaggtatttttttttctaagctcatcccacaagaaaaaaaactcatctTTTCTCTAGATCTTAGtatatagaaaaacaaaaattctttaaCATAAAGAGGAGCCCAAGTGCAGAACTTAAGAGTAGTCCAAACAGACAAGTCACCCTACAGACTGCTTTGAACATATCTAAAGGGGTAGGAGGTGTACCCAAATATAAACTTTCTTCTGTACTTTCAGTTTAATGTTACCAAAAGAGAGTTAGTAGCAAGCAACAATGTGAGTCAGCAAATGAGCAGCTGTAAAGACTGTGTAACAGCATGATTTTCCCTTAACAGTACAAACGCAGACTGTAACTGATTAGAGACTTAACGTTAAAGGCAAATATTAAAGTCATGTTCCTGTAAACAGAAGTACATGCTGCAGTCAGTCAGAGACAACGCCGGAAATCAGGAACGTGGTGTGAACAGCTTCCCGAAGGGAACTGGCCAGACTGGCAGTTAGAGGACACTGCTTATACTGCAGCCAAATGACAAGCTGATGGTATTACAAGAGAACCATTACGTAGCAGCATAGATAAGAAGCAAAGACGAGGCATTTTTAGCCACGGAGCTTATTACTATGCCATGTGTGTAATTTTTGGCAGCGTGGCTCAATATCAAGCTTCAGAATTGCACGACAAATGCgtcccaaaaataaaaatatgagacACCGCATTTTGACCTCTTCCCTCTCCAGCGTGCCTTTCACAAATCGCAGGCTGCGACCAGCCTTATCTGTTAGCACTCGGCCACCAGCCAGACGTCAAAACTTTGGGCACAGCTATGTTTACGAGCAGAGAGCGAGCGCCCAACCTTTGGCTACATCAGATGTCTGTAGCCTGCTTCTGTTGCCAGTTATgttaaaagcaaagctttcatTTCAGCACCAAACCAATAAAACTTCCACCCTGTGAGGGATACCAGGAATGTCTTTAGGTCAAAGCTTGTTTAGGGAGCCCCACGTTTTGTAGAAGATGCGAGAGACATTAAATTTGAACTGTCATTTTCACGCAGTTACGTTATTACTTAAAGCTGCCCCTGCGTTCTCCCTGCTTGAACTGTTCTTGGCTTTAAACACATCATTTTattaggaaattattttatcagGCACCAAGCACACGACACCCGAACAGAAGCGCTCACAACCCAAGCTAAGGATGCCCTCAGGGCGAGGATGACTCGGTAACGAGGACAAACGTGAGGGCGGCACACGGGGACacaggggctgagcagggagcagccccggaGGGCAGCCCCGGAGCACGGTGCCGGCCCCGCCAGCCCGCCGCCCACCCACCTGCAGCCGCACGTTGAGCATCATGGAGGCTACGATGTAGAGGTACGGGAAGTTGATGCGGAGCTTCCAGGCCAGGTCGAAGAAGATGAGGAGGGTCCTGGTCAGCCCCTTGCAGAACACGCCGTACGACCTGGCCACGGCCGACTgggagagcctggcagccaGGGCGGACAGCGCCGCCGCCATAAacccgcggcccggccccgccgcccgggccccgccgccgccggcaccgccaccgccaccggGTGTCAGCAGCGGGGAGGAGCCCGCCGCCGAGCGACGTGCGCGCCGCCGCCTGCGTGCTGCTGCGTGCGCGCCGCCGCCTGCGGGACGGGGCACGCCCGTCTGAGGGCGGCGCGCGGCCGTTGGGCCCGTTGGGGCGGGCGCGGcccctcagctccctcagcccggtcaccgcccgccgccggccctcGGGTGTTGGGAGCCCCCGGAGAGCGGCTGGGGCTCTTCACAGCCCTTCCCAGGcgggctggagaagagaagcccCAGGGCTTGGCTCGCTGAACCTCCTCAACGCAAATTAGTGGGCTGTCTGTATTGATAAtgatttttgcttgttttgcccccctcccctttttttttggaattctGTTCTTTATGCAGTTCGGCGATCAATTCTGAAAACCACCTATTTGCACAAGGAAATGCTTTCTATGCTTTTCAAGCCAGCACTTCAGTTCTGAATTTAAAAGCAGTGTTCAAACATAGGTTGCACTTAAACATTTTGCAGTCATACCCTAGGAAGCTCTTTGAGGTATATTATTATCATGACACTTAACTTTGCCAGTAGGGaaaaatgcccccaaaacaGACAACCAATGTCATTTATGAAGATAATGAAACACGAAAAAAATGCCCTTTTCTACCAGAACTCTTCTATGTAGTTTCATTCAATCAACTTTTAATAACTGTAAcgtgaaacagaaaaatcaatctATTGATCTAAACTCCtcatgaaatattattttagtgCCACAGGATCACTCTGGTGCACAGAGAGAAATTCCGGTACAAAATTGGACACGCTCCCAGGTTTATCTGCAGTCCCTTTGTCTGTAATGCTGTTTTGTTCGTTAGTTACATAATAGAGCGGAAAACCCCTGGAAAACTCACTCTGTGTCTGGAAACTGTAAACAGTCCAATTAAGGAAAATACAGGCACTGGCTTGTGCTCTCAGGAACTGGAGTATTTTAAGGATGCGGTGCGTTTTGAGGGCTTGTCCATCCTGCACGTGAGGAGGTAACGCAATACCTCCCTGCTGCCTGAGGTACCaggcagcccctccagcctgaGCGGGATGGGTAGAACGTAGTTGTAAATGGCAGAACCAGTCACTGGAGCTGTCCTTAACCAGTTCTTTCACCTTATCCAGCTTCTGAACAGATCTGAAGGAACCCACTCGGATCTCAGGCCTTCAGATAAGCCTCTTATGAGTTTGGAAGTCCAAGACCCCCTTCCTTCACTCCCTGTTCTTCGATTCTGAACAGCTGTAGCTCATTGCGGTCATCTAAGCAGATCTGACTGAACGTCAGACTGTGGAGTTAAATGCTCTCTCAGAGGTA
This is a stretch of genomic DNA from Anser cygnoides isolate HZ-2024a breed goose chromosome 15, Taihu_goose_T2T_genome, whole genome shotgun sequence. It encodes these proteins:
- the SMIM10L3 gene encoding salivary gland specific protein SAGSIN1 codes for the protein MAAALSALAARLSQSAVARSYGVFCKGLTRTLLIFFDLAWKLRINFPYLYIVASMMLNVRLQVHIEIH